A genome region from Nocardia sp. NBC_00565 includes the following:
- a CDS encoding CaiB/BaiF CoA transferase family protein — MHKPMAGVRVLEVAQFTFVPAAGAVLADWGAEVIKIEHAERGDAQRGLSRVLGYAANSAGSSFFPIMEGPNRGKRSVGLALEKPAARRVLEELIRRSDVFLTNFLPDARAKLRINVEDVRAINPDIIYVRGSGFGARGAEASKGGYDSTAFWARGGSAAGVTPPGADRMTRMPAGAYGDSMGGMTIAGGIAAALYSRKMTGEPSVVDVSLLGVGAWATQFTANLALLAGGPLPVNTPPRHGSATNPLIGAYRTSDGRWLELSMLQPGRYWPEFCRLAGREELIDDERFDSTEKLMANAAPAAELVAEIIATRPFDEWVEILGRGEGQWAAVQNAWEVGQDPSLRANGLIAAVVDADGIDRELIANPVQFDETPVTLTRAPQFAEHTDEVLRELGITDEELIALKIDGAVT; from the coding sequence ATGCACAAACCGATGGCGGGTGTGCGCGTACTCGAGGTCGCGCAGTTCACTTTCGTCCCGGCCGCGGGCGCGGTGCTCGCGGACTGGGGCGCCGAGGTGATCAAGATCGAGCATGCGGAGCGGGGCGACGCCCAGCGCGGGCTGTCGCGAGTGCTCGGCTACGCCGCAAACAGTGCCGGCTCATCGTTCTTTCCGATCATGGAGGGGCCGAACCGGGGCAAGCGCAGCGTCGGCCTCGCGCTCGAGAAGCCCGCCGCCCGACGGGTACTGGAGGAACTGATCCGCAGGAGCGATGTGTTCCTGACGAACTTCCTTCCCGACGCGCGGGCGAAACTGCGGATCAACGTCGAGGACGTGCGGGCGATCAACCCGGACATCATCTACGTCCGGGGCAGCGGCTTCGGCGCGCGTGGGGCAGAAGCGAGCAAGGGCGGGTACGACAGCACGGCCTTCTGGGCGCGTGGCGGGAGCGCCGCCGGTGTCACCCCGCCCGGCGCGGACCGGATGACGCGGATGCCCGCTGGCGCCTACGGGGACTCGATGGGCGGCATGACCATCGCCGGCGGCATCGCCGCCGCCCTCTACTCCCGCAAGATGACCGGGGAACCATCCGTCGTGGACGTCTCGCTGCTCGGTGTCGGCGCGTGGGCGACGCAGTTCACGGCCAACCTCGCGTTGCTCGCCGGTGGGCCGCTTCCGGTGAACACCCCGCCCCGGCACGGTTCGGCCACGAATCCGCTCATCGGTGCCTACCGCACCTCGGATGGACGCTGGCTCGAGTTGTCGATGCTGCAGCCCGGTCGATACTGGCCGGAATTCTGCCGACTGGCCGGTCGCGAGGAGTTGATCGACGACGAGCGGTTCGACAGCACCGAGAAGCTGATGGCGAACGCCGCGCCGGCCGCTGAACTCGTCGCCGAGATCATCGCGACGCGCCCGTTCGACGAATGGGTCGAGATCCTCGGTCGCGGTGAGGGCCAGTGGGCCGCCGTGCAGAACGCGTGGGAAGTCGGCCAGGATCCGTCGCTGCGAGCCAACGGTCTCATCGCCGCGGTCGTCGACGCCGACGGTATCGACCGGGAACTGATCGCCAATCCCGTCCAGTTCGACGAGACTCCGGTGACACTGACCCGGGCCCCGCAGTTCGCCGAACATACCGACGAGGTCCTGCGGGAACTCGGCATTACCGACGAGGAACTCATCGCGCTCAAGATCGACGGCGC